The Cinclus cinclus chromosome 15, bCinCin1.1, whole genome shotgun sequence region CGAGAGGCAGAAAAATGAAGGCAGTTCTAAGATGCAAAACATTTACTCACAGAAATTCTAGATAATTTAGCTAGTTAATTTTCTGGGCAGGCATGAGGAGGTCgcacaggagcagctcagggccTGGCCAGTTGGTACAAACAGAGATGGAGGTGCTGCAGTCAGCTCAGTAACACTTCACTCACATTGAGATAATCACAGTGCACCGTTGTCCCTACGCGACGCTTCTTCTTTGGAGGAAGCTGCTGCTTGGGAAACTTCAGGACCAGGGATTTCCTGCGAACCTCATCAGCACTAggcacaaacaaaaaagcacaatACTTCCTCCAGCCCTCACGTGAATCAAGACCATTTGTCCCCCAGTACTGGCTGCGGCTCCATCTGCCATAACATCAAATGCACAACTGAAATAATGTAGTAACAGGTACTGTAAAGCCCTGGCACTTTATTCCTGTGACTAATACACAAACGAGTATTCTGCATTAAGCTCTCCATTGATTATTCTTAGTATCCTCACTggtttctctgctttttccccTACCTCTCAATCAGTTGTTTTCCCAGGACAATCTTCGTTCCTTCAACTTTGATGAGCTCTTCATTGTCATTGTGAATGACTgttttttccagctcttcctcctgctcctctgtcaTTGCAACAGGATTAGAAGGTGGGGCATTTGTTTGGTAGTAAAGAGGACAGAACTTATTAGTCCTCATGTGCCCAATTGCACCGCATGCTCCACATTTTAGCTGCAAAAATAGAAGGTGACACATCAGAATTCATATACGGGCTCCTAGTTTTGAGGCAAAGCATCATTAAAATCCCCCAGTGAGATCTTTAGTACATCACTAGAACAAAAAACCTCTCCAGCAGCCAAAACCTATATGGATATGCTTACTTTCAAGTCTGGACgctctttcattttcttgggCTTCTTTTCTGGAGGGCCCTTGAGTTTCTCTTTCTCTTGGTTCCGCTTTAGCCGCCGTAATTGCTCCTGGATCCTGCGCCGCTCCTTCCGCATCTCCTCACGGTGCTGCTCATCAAATAGAGCAAACTTCCGTCTGGGTGGGGGAAAAACAATACTGGTTTTCCAGCCTAGTTCATGATTTGCCAGGTTCTCTTCTGCCAGGTCAATCACTGCACAAAGTTTGTGACACCCTCCAAATGGACAGCCATTAAACCTCTATTCCTCTCCACAATTACAGCACCAGGCTTCTACGCGCAATTCCACATCTCTTCACTCTGCCAGTGGAATGAAATAAGCCTACAGGCAAAGTTAaaagagagcaggaggagatCAGGAAGGCCTTACATGAACTCCTCATCCTTGGTGGTCCGTATGCGGCAGTAGGCGTCAATGACCGCGGGTTTCCGCACCGTCTCACACCTCACGTATTCCTTCCCATCCTCGTCCCTGAACGTGCGATAGATCTTGAGGCGGCGGCCGGTGGCAGAGGAATTCAGGCTGGTCACAGAGGCAGTGTCATCATCCTTGTGAGAGTTTGCTGAGGCAGCTGAAGCTGTCGCCAcaagaaaatgctttgtttgcttctgattttttttcccaaactttTCCAATTTTTATTCCAATCATTTGAATACAGCAGATAGTTTTGGCTTAAAAACTTCCGAGACACACATTTAGGAAAACCTAAGAGAAGTCTTTCCCTTGCTTGTTCATGTTCTTTTATCATGGCATGAAATCGAGCTGAAACAAAGATACCTAATTATCCACATAAGCTATAAAGCCAGAGGGAACAGCTAAAGTCAACAAGGACCCACAGGTGCAACCTGCAATGAAACTGCATTCTGGCCTGCAGATGGATTAGTTACAGTGCTTTTCATCACTGTATGGTTATCTGGCAGAAGCTGAAGGTCTAGAATTATCCCATTTTCAAGGAGTGTTCCAACCTGCGTGCCAAATGACCACAGAATGTTTCCATCACCATTCATAATTCAGGTTGAGAGGTTTTGTACAAAGTAACACTGGATATCTTCTCATGATGTAATAGTCATCAAAACTCTTCCACATATCCTTTATAAATGATTGCAGTAACTATTTATTACTGATTTATTCCCAATTTGAGAATAGATAGCAACAATAACATTGACTCGGATGCAGAGCTCAGCTTTGCTCTCACACATTCAACAAGTAACAAGTGGTCATGGGCACACTCATGAAGTTCATTCACAGTCCAAATGTTTTACCAGCCAGTCAGAGACATGTCAAGCTCTCTGTTGGAATGCACTTAAAATAAGCACATCTCCAGGAGATCCAAATCTGGCAGCTGCCCAATTTACCTCCAAACACACTGCCACAGCACATAATGTAACAGACACAGCTTGCAGACTGTGCCTGCttcacacacagagctgtgtgtatGCAGAAGATCCAACTACAAAACCGTAAGAAGGTTGCAGGAACTATGTGTGAAGACATCttgagaaaatactgaaaaaacagCTCCCCCTGACCCACCCtccctaaaaaaaataaaccaaaaaaaccccacacaccAAAAACTTTAGCAggaagcaggaaagcagcagtgagtAAAGAAATACCAGAGTATGTTTATAGatcaaaataaacagaagataTGAGGCAAAGAATATACTTCACATGTACTTTCAGCCACTAAGTGCtcaagagaaggaagaacccccagagaaggaaaagccccAGATAAGCATGTTTATACATTCTCCCTGTAAGGAATCCACACTCTCTTGAGAGGCCAGAGCAGCACACTTTGCAGCCTGACGTAAAGCCTTGCATCCCTTCCCAGACACAATTCTGGTGGTTAGTTACTTACACAGCCCCTTTTTGTCTCTCCTGTCCTTTTTGCCTCTGTCTTTGTCATTGCCATTGTCTTCTCCCAGGAGCATCCTTTGCAATTCCTTCCGTTCCTGCTCTTCTCTCTCCCGAGAGAGCTGAGAACTAGTTTTCTTGTTCTGTAACATATTCTCAATATTCTTTCCCATCTCTTCAAAGTCACTGTCTTCAGCTGAACTGCTATCTGTGTCTGTTGACAGGATCTCAGTGGACTCCAGAACCCTAAAATAGGAGGCATCCTGAAAGTCAGTGAGTGTTGCCctcccaaattaaaaaaaaaaataaaaaataagtctGTTACCTTCCCAGAAATACAAAGGCAAAGATGATGCAAAAGTTTGAGAATGATACAAATCACTACTACAAGCATAATATATTCCCTTCTCAGCCCTCCTTTTAACCCCCACATCTAAAACATGAACTGTTTCAAGACAATCTTCTCCAAATAGTTGATCTCTTCCTCATTAACAATACTTTATTCCCTCATCACTCTCAAGTCTCAGGCCAGAACAAGGAATAATGCATTAATTCTTCAGGCAGCTCTGAAGAACAGGATACAGAACTGGTACCTGTTACCCAAGAGTGAAATGGCATATTGCTCgtaacagaacaaaacaaaacaaaaaatggaaggaaataaGGTGGTGAACTAGTGATGTGTGGAACTGCAGAACCTCTCATGTTGTGACTCTGCAACACATTCTACCTTTCCCAAAGGTCTGTGACAGCAAGACACTAAACCTGAGGGTTTCTATTAACAGCCAAAGGACTGTTTCTTTGTGCTGTATTTCATGGGCCCAACAAGTTGAATCAACATCTGCACCACCACGTATCAGCAACCCCAGACATGCACAGTGCTAGACTTCTGAggtggggacagggtggggatCAAGGCTGTGAACATCAGATAAGAACATACTTATTTTGTAAGTCAAAGATGCGCTGACACTCTTCTTTGTATCTCTCCTGATGTTCTGCCACAGAGAACCGAGAGCCACGGGCAAATTTGCTCATGGGCCCTTCCCCTGAGCGTGCCTGCTCTGTGGACATCGTACGGACCACATCAATCACTTcccatcgggacagcttcttGATCTGGAAAGAGGAAGACAAGGAGTGGTTTTAGAGACACACAGCTGAGGTAGCTGGCTATGGATCTCAACTCCTCTCCACACGAGGTCAAAGTGGAAGTTTTATATACATCCCTTCCACCATCAGCTGCTAAAGCCATTAGTGAAGTCTGCAGCCTGCTCTGGGCTCACACTCACCTCCTCCTCAGGCACTCCAAATTTCCGCAGAAGCTGTTTGGCATTTTTGAGGGAAAGTCGGCGCAAATCCGCGTCTGTGCCAGTCACTGTCTTCTTCACTGGCTGAGGTTCTTTATCATCCTGTTCAGGGGAAGATTCATCCTATTAATGTCATAATAGTCTTTCCTAGGCTCATCTGATATTTCCTCTTCCTTATGTCCCTTATTTAATCTGCTTCTCCCATGGGACTTCCCAGCTATACCTTCTgctgggttggtttgtttggaaTCTTGACATAAGAAAATCCTTCTCCACAACCAGTGGGATCTGCGACTCCAGTCACTTCCAGGAGGCACTTGCCCTTCATAGCAGCAATGAAGGCTCGTGTGGTGTTCCAGGGAGCCGTGCGCACCTGCCAGCGAGAAAATAAACAATCATAACCGTGTTACAGTCCAACCTTTCATTTTGGAATTCTTCCAGTCATACTGAGAACTCTCCAACTGACACAATGAGGGTAAATTCCTCTTCTTGATCCTTCAGCTGCCCTGATGACACTTCAGTGAATAATCAAAGTGCTAAGGAACTCACAAAAAGGCATTTAAGGTAAAAAAAGCCTAGTCCTGAAAGGACCTGCAAGAACAAACACCAAAGACAGGTATGAGCTGCCAGCAGGAGTTCCTAGGAAAGTTGTGTGAACATTTGAACCACTGAATCTTACTTTAAATATGTCCTTTAAATATAAAGACCTCATTTTTCTCCTGCCATTCAAATTTATATACTGGTGTACACACTCATACATCACTCTGATGATACCTCATCATCAATCTTCATTTGGAAATCCTCTTCATTCTCCTCTTCTGGAGCAAAGAAGGATTTCTCCCCATAACCTGCATCCTGAAGAGAAATATTAGAGAAAAAATGAGAAGCTGAAGTATTAAAATGGTTCATGGAGACAGAACTAGAAGTGTCTCTGTGGAGACTTGCCAAGATGAACAATCAAACTTCCACAGACAGTTGTCTGCAAGATTCACAGTGGCACAGATGTCAAACTGCCCAGTATTTTGACAAACTCCATAACTAAACAGTGCACTCAActtcaaaaaaataatcagtgtcTCTTACAGCCACCTGCTGGTTACTTTCTGCTGTAGAGCTCCAGGTATAAACAGAAACcctttattttactttccatTTGGTACTTTTAAGCACAGCTAATTCAATACTCAGGTAATAGGTGGTAAGAATacagtttttctctctttaaaacTTAACTCCCTTTTATGCAGCAGCAAACTTAGCAAGTGACACAACAGTTAGGGACCTAACTGGCCTACATTATAGCAGGATTAGCTTTAGGCAGAGGTGTTAGCTAGGCTTACCCCTCCCAGGGTGTCAGTAATTTGCTGGGAGCCAAGCAGGATTTACCTTGAGCCTCTGCTCGGCTGCAATCATGCTGTAATAggcacagcactgctctggggacaccaTGGCTCTGATCTCCTCCTCTGTTGGCAACCTGAAATCCGGCTTTAAAACCCACCAGTTTGAGTCCATCCCTGAAAAATGCACAGGTCAAACACTGAGTAGCTTCTCATGTGTGCTGGATGCCACCCCAGTCCCAGCTTTCATTTGCACGTATTTGCTTCCAGAACACAACACAGCCAcacacagagggaagggaatgTGTTTGTGTTGTGTCTTTAATAAGCAAATCGCTGCCCAAAGGATTACTAAAAGTATCAAAACTGTAGTCACTTCTCACCATCAAGCACACTGGTGCCAAAAGAAAGTACACATTCTTAAAAactggaacaaaaaaaccctgtcaGATTACATTTCAGTTCTACAAGTTTACAAGAACGGTTTATCAGGAGCTGTTGCCTCCTTCTGCTCTGTTTGGAGCTCCAAGAGTAGCAAAGGATGGCTGGCCACCAAACAAAAGCCTTCCAATACCTGTGCGTTTGAAATCAGCACAGAGCTTCAGCCGCTTGCGGATGCTGCTCTCGGAGTGGGAGGGAAAAGCCTTCTTGATGTCCTCCATGCGGATCCTCCGCGGACGGTCCCTGCTCTTCCAGAAGAGCCGATAGATAAAAACCTACAAAACAAGACACGTTTGTCCAAAGAAACAATAAACCAACTTGCACAGACAGTACAAGATTATGTTTCTGGTGACTGCTCCAGACTTACTACATGAAAACCATTGTTTCTCATAAATTTACTCAGCGAAGTTTTCCAAGCCACATGTGTCTGCTTCAGGTTCAGCTATTTTTGAAGATaaggtgtggaaaaaaaatctgtcttaaaAGTTTGTTTTATCACCTTAGAAATCTTCATGCTTTGGCACAGAAATTCTGTGaacagcagagattttcctgctctgcaaataCCTCTGGAATTATAACTTTGAGTTAAATTGACAGTAAATTACTagaaattttctccaaaatCTGAATTTGGAGATAATTACTGAATGCTCATGCACTGTCCCAAAGCTTAACCACCACAAGATCTAGAAAATTAAGGCAGACCTATGGAGCAATTCCAATTCTGTGCTGTTTGATAGCACTGTGATAAGATTCCTTAACTGTCTTTTAGTAAAACCCATCTAAGTGTTATTTTACACACCACACATTACTTCCAAGCTCACTCTACCTTCTTCAGTTTTGTACACTTATATATAACCTTGTAACATTTTATTCTatatagtaataataataatgatgataataataataatagtaccACCACCACCTTTATCATTTACTTATCAGATAGGATGCTATTAAAACAGAAGAGACATGTTATAAATGTTTGgttaaatgaaaactgaaatggtCTGTCTGGTTAACATCCGACTCCTGCAGTGCTCTCACcccacaagaaaacaaacaaaaaagagtcACAGCAGGACAGTGAGATTCTCAAATCAAGACTGTACACCCAAGGCCCAGACCTATGCCATGAGCTTGCTCCAAAGCCTCCCCAGATTCCCAAATAATCTCTTATCACATGCCTGCAGGAAGTCTCTGATATGTGTGTTAGCTCGCTTGGAGTTGGGACCAGGTACTTCATAGAGGGGGCACTCCTGCCCAACTACAAAAATATCCACTAATTCTCGAATGTAGTAGCCTTGTCGTGTCCGGATAATCAGGAAATCTGTTTCAGGCATCTTGTGTAAATAGATGGGGGCCCGGAAAAGATTGTTTTCAAATGCCTGGTAAGAGAAACAGATCAAAGTTCAAAAGTCAAGTTTTGATCAAATCTTCTGTGATACAATATACAAAAAGgatcttaaaaagaaaaaaaaacaccccaaggTTCATTGCAATGTTATACCATCATTTATATCACAGCATGTGTAGATGTCCAAGGAATAGTCAAGAATGAAGAACAAAAGTTTAAGAACAACTAGAACAAATGCAGAGATTGAAAAGCTCTTTGGATGTTTGGAAGTACTTTATTACCACTGAGAAGGTACTTtcaaaaaaagacagaaagaacaCATCTGCAGAAGAGCACAATAACCATAGAAACCAGTCCAACACAAAATTAGCATTGTTAGTTCTGTGGTTAACTTCTAATATGAAccttcacattatttttttcctttggtacagaatgaaataattattgCTGCAGTAAGAGCAGCTAGCATTAACTGAAATccatttatatttacatttatggATTATTAGCCAGGTGTTCCTTGTAACATTCTTCATTCCTCTCCCAAtctcaaatatatatatgtatatatatatatatattaacaATAGAGAGAGGCTCATAAAAGCAGAAGTCTGTACACCTGACTAGTGACTGGCATCCAAAAACTAGAAGTGCAATTCTCAAAAGGTACATATAAAAGCCTAGACTGTGAGAAATCCATGTTTCCTATCCCCTCCAACACCTATGCTCCCCAGCATTCAAGCAGCTTTGGTTTTCCCCTCAGTCCCCTGTAACACTATTTCTAATGCCATTACTaagcaaaacagcaaagatTCATTCCTGCAACTCTTGTTACTCctacaataattttaaaaaccatacAAACAATAGAgattaaaaaaaggcaaactaGGAACTGAATTACTATCACTATTTAATTACTAATAGTaattactattactagtaaGCAAAAAGACATAAACTGCAACTGAAAAGGAAGCTGGGAAGCTTTTTTGTGGAAGCTGAGCATTATTTGTGATTGAATAAATAGGGCTTGTAAAAAGTACTGTGCCTATTACACCACATCCAACTTATCTGTCTTTCAAATGTAAAATACTCCTTTCTCACCTGCAGTAACTGGCCTGGATGCAGAGAACCCAGGAAGGGAGAAGTGTGACAATAAACAGTCTCTCCATATTTACAGTCTGGAGCTCCTGGATCTTTGCCAGGTTTCTGGAAGGTGCAATGGAGGTGCTGTTAGCTGTCAGTGAGAGGCAGAGGAAAATCACTGTCCAACAGCAGAATCTGCATACTCACCCTTTTGTAGtaatttttaatctttgttGCCATGCCAACCTGCATCATCAGAGGGGCGTTCTCCTCACTGTACTCAGCAAGGATGAGATCTCCATCCTTGCCAGTGAGGTCCTGTGGTGTGCGCATGAAGAACATCTCCCCCCCACCAGAGGCCTGGCGCTCCTGCTCCCTCATCTGCACCAGGGACAAGGGACAGTGTCAGGAGAACAGCTCAGCACACAGCCCAGGGGCCACACTCAGAGGCAGACAGGAATAACTATACCTTGGCTTTCTTCTTGATGTGCTTCAGCAGAGGCTGCACAGCGTGGGGCCCGGGCTGGGACAAGGCACCAAAGGAATATTTCTTCAGGGGAGGCCGATGGAATTGTCGGAGCTTCATGGGACCCATGTGGGTGGGAAAGAATGGCTGGCGGAGCTCCACTGCTGGGATAGAGTGCTGATACAGAACAAAATCTCTGTTAAGAGGGACACGCACCATCTTAAAAGACCATCCTCCTATCCTGTGACACCTTAAATAAGAGAGCTCAGGGATATTTTTAGGTCTCCTAGCAGTAAGACAAGTGCATTGAAATTCACTTGCCATCATAAATGTTGTCTTTTGACAGAAAAGTGCTTACTTCCATATAAAcatctttcctttctgtacAGAGATTACTTCAATTTTACTATTTCAAATGGTACCAAATGATGGGAACTTTTTACTAACTAGGAATTACATCTAAAGCCATTATCCCTATCAGTGGGAGAGAAACTCATTTGGAATTACATCATTTTCCCACTACAGAAGATGCTGGAGTCAGGTAAGATTTTATAAGTCACTGAATTCCataaagaaggggaaaaaaaaatcatcacctCCTCACCTAGGGCTAGCGAGCAGTAATTCAAATTCATCAgtaactaaattaattttttaatattcagaCTGAGACACACAGTTGTAGCAGAAGTACAAACTGCACCTCTTTCTCCCCTTCCACTACTGGTTTAAAAAGAATACTACATAATAAGACACCAAACAAAGCATAGCAAGTAGAATGCAGCAAGATCATACAACTAAACCCCAGTTTGATGGGGCAATCAATAAAAAGTTCAAACTCCTAATTTCAACTGAAGATTAAAAATGTCTCTCATGAGCACTTAACTGACCTTTGTAATCTAAATTCTATTTTTCTACAAATCCTAAGTCCTACTCTCAGCTAGAAACCTCCTACCAAGAGACTCAAGCTCTCTCACTCACAGTGAAGACTATTGTGACTACCTGGATGATGTTGCCTCCAAAGGTTCCTCGAAGTCCCTGCTGTTTGGGGTAGTAAAACTCATCATTGGAGAGGTTCCAGGGATCCTTCACCTCTGGCTGAGACATGTTCTAATTCAATTTTAAACACAGAGAGAGAAgtgtcaaaaaaaaaccccacaaaaacaaaaacttcaCTCCTTCCTCATCATGCCTAACTCTGGAGATGATGCTAAAGCTTATGCTGACCTGCTGTGGTTCTTCCTTGATGACACCTGTTTTTCCCAACAGGATCCTACTCTTCTTCAGAGAAGATTCCTTCTTGTTCTCCTTGGATGGAGAGTTCAAAGTCATCTCTTCCTTTTCATCAGGAATTTCTAAAAGCAGAAGTTTACATCCCTACCTTCCCTCTTCAAACCAACATGCATGAAAGTCAAATCAAGACAGTCACTCCTAAAACACATCAGGAGTCAGATTAATCATGTTAAATTTAACTTTCAAGGCattcatttttgctttcctgtcaGTGCATTTAACTTGGAAGTTGAATGTGTACACCACACCAATAAAAGTTATTAGCACTGCCACCTCCTGCTTCAGCCTTTGACTTGCAAATTAACTTCAACAGCCAGAACAAAGAAAGGCTGTAAGTATTGCCCCAgtccatttatttccattacaGTGTGATTATAAGCccttgctttcattttcccttctcttttcccactCATGTCAAATTTCTGTGTGCCATAAACATACCTAGAATTATGTTTTCATCGTTTGGATCCAGTGTTAAGACAGGGGGATCCAAGTAGGTTTCCATTGCCTGATCATCCCAGATGATATTGTCTTCCCAACGGCCATACACTAACTCTTCATTATCAATTGGGAAAATGGAGTACCAGGGCTTGTCTTCATCCAGAGAAACTGCAACAATCATGAAGTAGAACCCTTGAGAATTTTATACACAGCCTTGGCAGAAAACTATTTCAGATCTCACCCCTACATCTTACTCCCTCTATCTTCCCCATCTTTCAGGCTCCCTGAGGCAGGAACTctaaaagccaaaagaaaagtgATCTTGAAAGCAAAGAGGAATTAAAGCCCCAAATGTGAGCTTTACCAATGCTCACAGATTTTGCTCTATTGAAACACAGCCTTCAAAAAGTTTTAGAGCAAACAAGCAGCCCTTCTACCACAGAAATGTGTGTCACATCCTACTCATGGGTCATTACCTTGCTGTTCAGGGGCCTTTTCCTTGCACTTTGCTATGCCCAGGACTCCTGCTACATTGGGTTTCTGTGCTAGAGGAATTGGTGAATTGAGCAAAGAGCCACTGCGGTTCAAAcctagagaaaacaaaaacaagagaaaaggaaaacaaaagtaagGTCAGCTTGAGTGAGAGGCTCAGAGGGCACCACAGTGCCTTAAAACAGGACTGGGCGTTGCATGGAGAGTGAATTTCAGCCTGATGGACCTACTGCTCATATCCCAAAGAGTGACATTAGAACTGGGaaagcttaaagaaaaaaaacaaacaaacacttCATACAGAGCTGACTGCTGGAGTCTGCAGCCTCTTCAAAGAATCTCCCATTCACCCACCTAACACCTCAGGGTCTTGTATTCACAGCTGAACACTAAAGGATTGACACTGGTATCCAATAAAGATCTGACATACCCATTAGTCTTTCCTGGTAGAAGCAGGATAAGAcataacaaacagaaaacaaacattcaTTCTACGTCaacaatttaaatttaaaatgtatccATGTCAAAAAGAAGTCTGAGGCTTGTAAGAATTATTACTTCCTATCCAGAAAAAACAGAATACAATTTTAAGTCGAGGATAAACTTCTGAAGACTTTTATATAATTCttccaattaaaaacaaaagaaaacaaaattccacTAGTCTATAAAAAGAGGGAATCCTAAGGGTAGCTTTACTTGATATTAATGTAGATGGATCCAGCATCTGGTATTctacacagaaaaaagaaagatagaGCCAGAATCGGGGGTTTTTTAACAGAAGTGACCAACTCTGTTTTTTGGAAAGAAACCAAGTCTCAGAATTCTCAATGGAGCTGTGATTTTGACAAAAAGTATTCCCTGACAGGGAGAATTATGTTCTACATTTGGGACATGCAACTGTACATGTACAATTTCACAAAGTGCTGCAGTTGAGCATGTAATGAGTCAGCTCAACTACAGCAAGTAAAGTTGCTGTCAGACTCCTGATCACCTTGTTGGGCATTGTATGCAGTGGCATTTCTGGTCATGCTGGATGGCAGCCAGCCTGCCAAGCTCGCACGCTGTGTCTTAGTCCCTTTGTGCTTGACATCCTCCCCATTCCAGATGACATCATCCTCCCACTGGAGCTGCGTTACCATGAGGAAGTGCTCATCAGCTAGCAGATCATCTTTCTCCTTTGTTGACTCTGCATCCTGGAGGGGAGTA contains the following coding sequences:
- the TAF1 gene encoding transcription initiation factor TFIID subunit 1 isoform X3; the encoded protein is MSDSESEEEADGGRTEPFSLAGFLFGNINEAGQLEGDSVLDKESKKHLAGLGVLGLGNLITEITASEEESAESEGAHLDEEGWVKSTEDAVDYSDINEVAEDESRRYKQAMGSLQPARRPDEDEDDYDADCEDIDSKLMPPPPPPPVPGKKEDEKDAAATVSEDGDGIILPSIIAPSSAASDKVDFSSSSDSESEMGPQEARQAESKEGKLTLPLAGIMQRDASKQLPSVTELFPEFRPGKVLRFLRLFGPGKNVPSVWRSARRKRKKKHRELAQEVQIQEGEVVVESGVEGKSPWEYEFAAPPPPEQCLSDDEITMMAPVESKFSQSTGDIDKVTDTKPKVAEWRYGPAQLWYDMLGIPEDGSGFDYGFKLKEENEQEAKGHTDDGVRREPWGKKDDLLADEHFLMVTQLQWEDDVIWNGEDVKHKGTKTQRASLAGWLPSSMTRNATAYNAQQGFYFMIVAVSLDEDKPWYSIFPIDNEELVYGRWEDNIIWDDQAMETYLDPPVLTLDPNDENIILEIPDEKEEMTLNSPSKENKKESSLKKSRILLGKTGVIKEEPQQNMSQPEVKDPWNLSNDEFYYPKQQGLRGTFGGNIIQHSIPAVELRQPFFPTHMGPMKLRQFHRPPLKKYSFGALSQPGPHAVQPLLKHIKKKAKMREQERQASGGGEMFFMRTPQDLTGKDGDLILAEYSEENAPLMMQVGMATKIKNYYKRKPGKDPGAPDCKYGETVYCHTSPFLGSLHPGQLLQAFENNLFRAPIYLHKMPETDFLIIRTRQGYYIRELVDIFVVGQECPLYEVPGPNSKRANTHIRDFLQVFIYRLFWKSRDRPRRIRMEDIKKAFPSHSESSIRKRLKLCADFKRTGMDSNWWVLKPDFRLPTEEEIRAMVSPEQCCAYYSMIAAEQRLKDAGYGEKSFFAPEEENEEDFQMKIDDEVRTAPWNTTRAFIAAMKGKCLLEVTGVADPTGCGEGFSYVKIPNKPTQQKDDKEPQPVKKTVTGTDADLRRLSLKNAKQLLRKFGVPEEEIKKLSRWEVIDVVRTMSTEQARSGEGPMSKFARGSRFSVAEHQERYKEECQRIFDLQNKVLESTEILSTDTDSSSAEDSDFEEMGKNIENMLQNKKTSSQLSREREEQERKELQRMLLGEDNAASANSHKDDDTASVTSLNSSATGRRLKIYRTFRDEDGKEYVRCETVRKPAVIDAYCRIRTTKDEEFIRKFALFDEQHREEMRKERRRIQEQLRRLKRNQEKEKLKGPPEKKPKKMKERPDLKLKCGACGAIGHMRTNKFCPLYYQTNAPPSNPVAMTEEQEEELEKTVIHNDNEELIKVEGTKIVLGKQLIESADEVRRKSLVLKFPKQQLPPKKKRRVGTTVHCDYLNRPHKSIHRRRTDPMVTLSSILEGIINDIRDLPNTYPFHTPVNPKVVKDYYKIITRPMDLQTLRENVRKRQYPSREEFREHLELIVKNSATYNGPKHSLTQISQSMLDLCDEKLKEKEDKLARLEKAINPLLDDDDQVAFSFILDNIVTQKMMAVPDSWPFHHPVNKKFVPDYYKVIANPMDLETIRKNISKHKYQNRETFLDDVNLILANSIKYNGSDSQYTKTAQEIVNICYQTLAEYDEHLTQLERDISTAKEAALEEADLESLDPMTPGPYTPQPPDLYDTSTSLSVSHGASFYQDESNLSAMDTPITTTGKRGTQEVEDADGDLADEEEGSAQQPQASVLYEDLLMSDGEDDDDGSDEEGDNPFSSIQLSESGSDSDVEPSAVRPKQPHVLQENTRMGMDNEESMMSYEGDGGETSHVMEDSNISYGSYEEPDPKSNTRDTSFSSIGGYEISEEEEEEEQQRSGPSVLSQVHLSEDEEDSEDFHSIAGDSDLDSDE